From Budorcas taxicolor isolate Tak-1 chromosome 19, Takin1.1, whole genome shotgun sequence, the proteins below share one genomic window:
- the LOC128065500 gene encoding protein CD300H-like has protein sequence MQLLVALLLLCVPGSLSLSGPSTVTGAVGDSLSVECCYEEEYRAFHKYWCRQPCFPLWQRTVQTSGPEVEVKSGRVSITDHPEDLTFTVTLESLTADDAGKYRCGVATILKEEGLLSFLPDPFFQVQVIVSPGDRQLAGKSRGQDTVLHPPQFFTPASIAASSSNSSAWTSGSPSQQQGPLLGSTHFLLLVFLKVPLLLGMLGAVLWVNRPQRAVCGETEPV, from the exons GCTCTTTGTCCCTGAGTGGCCCCAGCACCGTGACGGGCGCTGTGGGGGACTCCCTGAGTGTGGAGTGTTGCTACGAAGAGGAATACAGGGCATTTCACAAATACTGGTGCAGACAGCCATGCTTCCCGCTTTGGCAGCGGACTGTGCAGACCAGCGGGCCTGAGGTGGAGGTGAAGAGCGGCCGGGTGTCCATCACAGACCATCCGGAGGATCTCACCTTCACAGTGACCTTGGAAAGCCTCACTGCAGACGATGCAGGAAAATACAGGTGTGGGGTTGCAACGATTCTAAAGGAAGAAGGACTCCTCAGCTTCCTGCCTGATCCTTTTTTCCAGGTTCAAGTGATTGTCTCCCCAG GTGACAGGCAACTGGCTGGGAAGAGTCGTGGGCAGGACACCGTTCTTCACCCGCCACAGTTCTTCACTCCAGCCTCCATCGCAGCCTCTAGTAGCAACAGCTCTGCGTGGACCTCCGGATCACCCAGCCAGCAGCAGGG GCCCCTGCTGGGCAGCACCCACTTCCTGCTCCTGGTCTTCCTGAAGGTGCCTCTGCTCCTGGGCATGCTCGGTGCTGTCCTCTGGGTCAACAGGCCTCAGCGGGCAGTTTGTGGGGAGACAGAACCAGTCTGA
- the LOC128065478 gene encoding CMRF35-like molecule 6, with translation MTPRGRAGWLPSALLLLQLPGCLSLSGPQSVTGIVGGSLSVECRYQEAFVDDIKYWYKHPCVSPRKIVETRESEREVRRGRVSIRDRPTSLTFTVTLESLREEDAGTYWCGIDVPLSRDPTFQVEVSVTPVSMTTTSPKRSTSTPESPTSLPVPTWSTVSGQEAPDPGQAHGLLLGSAHFLLLVLLKVPLLLGMLGAVLWVHRPLRSSADRQSQSIYENWEPPCSSCPVR, from the exons ATGACCccgaggggcagggctgggtggctgccttcagctctgctgctgctccaGCTCCCAG GCTGTTTGTCCCTGAGTGGCCCCCAGAGCGTGACAGGCATTGTGGGGGGATCCCTGAGCGTGGAGTGTCGGTACCAGGAGGCATTCGTGGACGACATCAAATACTGGTACAAACACCCGTGTGTGTCACCGAGGAAGATTGTAGAGAccagagagtcagagagagaagtgAGGAGAGGCCGCGTGTCCATCAGAGACCGTCCTACAAGCCTCACCTTCACAGTGACCTTGGAGAGCCTCAGAGAGGAGGATGCGGGAACGTACTGGTGTGGGATCGATGTGCCACTTTCACGTGACCCCACCTTCCAGGTGGAGGTGTCTGTGACCCCAG TCTCTATGACAACCACCAGCCCCAAGAGGTCCACAAGCACCCCAGAGTCTCCCACGAGCCTGCCAGTGCCCACCTGGAGCACCGTGTCCGGGCAGGAAGCCCCTGATCCCGGCCAAGCTCATGG GCTCCTGCTGGGCAGCGCCCACTTCCTGCTGCTGGTCCTCCTGAAGGTGCCCCTGCTCCTGGGCATGCTCGGTGCTGTCCTCTGGGTCCACAGGCCTCTGAGGAGCTCTGCGGACCGGCAGAGTCAGTCCATTTACGAGAACTGGGAGCCCCCGTGTTCATCGTGTCCTGTTCGATGA